The following are encoded together in the Brassica napus cultivar Da-Ae chromosome A9, Da-Ae, whole genome shotgun sequence genome:
- the LOC125577864 gene encoding putative nuclease HARBI1 isoform X1 produces the protein MKCTAAIRMLAYGCAADATDEYLRLGESTALSCLTNFTESVIQLFGEEYLRRPTTEDLQRLLDIGEIRGFPGMVGSIDCMHWEWKNCPTAWKGQYTRGSGKPTIVLEAVASQDLWIWHAFFGPPGTLNDINVLDRSPIFDDILQGRAPRVQYVVNGHQYDMAYYLTDGIYPKWSTFIQSISLPQGPKAELFAKVQESTRKDVERAFGVLQSRFAIVKNPAILWDKKQIGMVMRTCIILHNMIVENERNGYTQYDTSEFEEGTSTRSSNVDAPNTSEMPPSLANMLLIRTHLRDRQLHERLKNDLVENIWNKFGNDEDE, from the coding sequence ATGAAGTGTACGGCAGCTATTCGTATGCTTGCTTATGGCTGCGCGGCGGACGCCAcagacgaatatctccgacttggtgaaagCACAGCACTTTCGTGTTTAACTAATTTTACAGAAAGCGTAATACAATTATTTGGAGAAGAATATCTACGCAGACCCACTACagaagatcttcaacgactactcgaCATTGGAGAAATACGTGgctttcctggaatggttggaagcatcgattgtatgcattgggagtggaaaaattgcccaactgcttggaaaggacagtacacacgtggatcaggaaagccgacaattgtcttgGAGGCTGTcgcttcacaagatctttggatatggcatgctTTTTTTGGTCCaccaggtaccttaaacgatattaacgtcCTCGATCGGTCACctatttttgatgacattttacaaggtcgagctccaAGGGTACAATACGTGGTCAACGGACACCAATATGATATGGCGTACTACCTCACtgacggtatatatccaaaatggtcaacatttatccaatctatctcacttcctcaaggtcctaaagcagagttatttgctaaagttcaagaatcaacccgaaaagatgtggagcgggcttttggagtattgcaatctCGATTTGCAATAGTGAAAAACCCGGCTATTTTGTGGGACAAGAAACAGATAGGGATGGTTATGCGAACATGTATCATACttcacaatatgatagtagaaaatGAACGCAATGGATACACTCAGTATGATACatctgaatttgaagaaggaACCTCGACCAGAAGTTCGAATGTGGATGCACCCAATACTTCCGAGATGCCTCCAAGTCTCGCTAATATGCTTCTTATACGGACTCATCTTCGTGATAGGCAGTTACATGAACGattgaaaaatgatttggtagaaaatatttggaacaagtttggtaatgatgaagatgaataa
- the LOC125577864 gene encoding uncharacterized protein LOC125577864 isoform X2 yields the protein MIFLAGFEMEEELRDKKAQKEYYNMIDFVANAQQGIPKICPCGSITKETVDEDDTYDYLPGKRYFICKDFENDGLHFRQPWVTAIHEEVERLKERYHEQAKLLRECQALKVSDE from the exons ATGATTTTCCTTGCAGGTTTTGAAATGGAGGAAGAACTTCGAGATAAGAAAGCACAGAAAGAGTACTACAACATGATCGATTTTGTTGCAAATGCGCAACAGGGGATTCCCAAAATTTGCCCCTGTGGATCAATCACGAAAGAAACCGTTGATGAAGATGATACGTACGACTACCTCCCGGGAAAAAGATACTTTATCTGCAAAGACTTTGAG AATGATGGGCTGCATTTCAGGCAACCATGGGTTACGGCTATTCATGAAGAAGTTGAGAGGCTCAAAGAACGGTATCACGAGCAGGCGAAGCTTCTGAGAGAGTGCCAGGCACTTAAGGTGAGTGATGAGTGA
- the LOC125578042 gene encoding uncharacterized protein LOC125578042, whose product MTRQELGPLHLLSGPSGPRDLRIPLDATVSQAVTNDHWNLPSARSEYAITLQIILSTLPVPSATYGCDTYLWRTSSGAFGNSFSSKVTWERMRVPIPLVQWHSVAWFREEITRCSFIAWTAFLRRLPTRDRFLATPPATLDAVVVLCQHFPGPHARRAVAVMKLLNQVIIYNIWRERNARVFTGVSSTQEAVFRVVDRTVRDRLLALSRPTVSAPPPSLLELYFWFISPYS is encoded by the exons ATGACTCGCCAAG AGTTGGGTCCTTTACACCTCCTTTCTGGTCCATCAGGCCCCCGTGATCTTAGGATTCCGCTTGATGCTACTGTATCTCAAGCAGTAACCAACGACCACTGGAATCTCCCTTCGGCTCGCTCTGAGTATGCAATCACTCTTCAGATTATTCTCTCTACCTTGCCGGTTCCATCTGCAACCTATGGCTGCGATACATACTTGTGGAGAACGAGTTCTGGCGCTTTTGGAAACTCATTCTCATCTAAGGTAACTTGGGAGAGGATGCGTGTTCCAATTCCCCTAGTTCAGTGGCATTCAGTGGCATGGTTCAGAGAGGAAATTACTCGCTGTTCGTTTATCGCTTGGACAGCCTTCCTTCGTAGGCTCCCAACGCGTGATCG GTTTTTGGCGACTCCTCCGGCTACACTTGATGCGGTCGTGGTCCTTTGCCAGCACTTCCCTGGTCCTCATGCCCGGCGAGCGGTTGCGGTGATGAAGCTCCTAAATCAAGTCATCATTTACAACATCTGGCGCGAGCGTAATGCCAGGGTTTTTACCGGTGTGTCTTCAACTCAAGAGGCTGTGTTCCGAGTGGTGGATCGTACTGTGCGAGATAGACTTCTGGCTCTTTCAAGACCCACTGTCTCTGCTCCTCCCCCATCTTTGCTTGAGTTGTACTTTTGGTTTATCTCCCCATATAGTTAA